From a region of the Citricoccus muralis genome:
- the atpB gene encoding F0F1 ATP synthase subunit A, translating into MLPIVLASSTDEGGFAPPTIDQTHLPDILPWMAEYGTGFGKQMLMIILSVILISAFFMLAMRKPGLVPGKVQWLAESGYAFVRNGMGRDIIGEKEFKPFVPLLFGLFFFVIVNNLFGAVPFLQLPSFSHAGSAYALALIVYIIWIGLGIKRNGLKYFKLAVVPSGVPGWILPLLVPLEIISTFLVRPLTHSLRLMATMLSGHMIIMLAGAGAQYLIMETGNVALQATGVLVVLGSVAMYFLELLIMYLQAFVFTLLTAIYIQGALAANDH; encoded by the coding sequence GTGCTACCGATCGTGCTCGCCAGCTCCACCGATGAGGGTGGATTCGCTCCTCCCACGATCGACCAGACCCACCTGCCGGACATCCTGCCCTGGATGGCCGAGTATGGCACCGGTTTCGGCAAGCAGATGCTGATGATCATCCTCTCGGTGATCCTCATCTCCGCCTTCTTCATGCTCGCCATGCGCAAGCCGGGGCTCGTCCCGGGCAAGGTGCAGTGGCTCGCTGAATCCGGCTACGCCTTCGTGCGCAACGGCATGGGCCGGGACATCATCGGTGAGAAGGAGTTCAAGCCCTTCGTCCCGTTGCTGTTCGGCCTGTTCTTCTTCGTGATCGTGAACAACCTGTTCGGTGCCGTTCCTTTCCTGCAACTGCCGAGCTTCTCGCATGCCGGTTCGGCCTATGCACTGGCACTGATCGTGTACATCATCTGGATCGGCCTGGGTATCAAGCGCAACGGCCTCAAGTACTTCAAGCTGGCCGTGGTCCCCAGCGGTGTTCCCGGCTGGATCCTGCCGCTGCTCGTGCCGCTGGAGATCATCTCCACCTTCCTCGTTCGGCCGCTGACCCACTCCCTGCGTCTGATGGCCACCATGCTTTCCGGCCACATGATCATCATGCTGGCCGGCGCCGGTGCCCAGTACCTGATCATGGAGACGGGCAACGTCGCCCTCCAGGCCACCGGAGTCCTCGTGGTCCTCGGCTCCGTGGCCATGTACTTCCTGGAACTGCTGATCATGTACCTGCAGGCGTTCGTCTTCACCCTGCTCACCGCGATCTACATCCAAGGGGCGCTGGCCGCCAACGACCACTGA
- a CDS encoding ATP synthase F0 subunit C translates to MEITGNLNLVGYGLASIGSAIGVGLIFAAYINGVARQPEAQRILQPIALLGFALAEALAILGLVFAFVL, encoded by the coding sequence ATGGAAATCACCGGCAACCTCAACTTGGTCGGCTACGGCCTGGCCTCCATCGGCTCCGCCATCGGCGTGGGCCTGATCTTCGCCGCCTACATCAACGGCGTCGCCCGTCAGCCGGAAGCCCAGCGCATCCTGCAGCCGATCGCCCTGCTGGGCTTCGCCCTCGCCGAGGCCCTGGCCATCCTGGGCCTGGTCTTCGCTTTCGTCCTCTGA
- a CDS encoding F0F1 ATP synthase subunit B, which produces MIRSEAILAAAEGANPLVPNWWEVLVTAVGFAVLMFLVVKYIAPALENSYQNRVDAIEGGLEKAEKAQAEANALKADYEQQQQEGYAEANRVREEARTEGAQILAEAREKASAESARLVEQAQVQIAAERLQAETSLRTDVGALATTLASRIVGESLEDDARSQRVVDRFLEDLERNSTARTASGTAGVVE; this is translated from the coding sequence ATGATCAGGTCTGAAGCGATTCTCGCTGCAGCCGAGGGCGCCAACCCCCTCGTTCCCAACTGGTGGGAGGTGCTCGTTACCGCCGTTGGCTTTGCCGTGTTGATGTTCCTCGTGGTGAAGTACATCGCCCCGGCTCTGGAGAACTCCTACCAGAACCGCGTCGACGCCATCGAGGGTGGTCTCGAGAAGGCCGAGAAGGCCCAGGCCGAGGCCAACGCCCTCAAGGCTGACTACGAGCAGCAGCAGCAGGAGGGCTACGCCGAGGCCAACCGCGTCCGCGAGGAGGCCCGTACCGAAGGCGCCCAAATCCTGGCCGAGGCCAGGGAAAAGGCGTCCGCCGAGTCCGCTCGTCTGGTCGAGCAGGCCCAGGTCCAGATCGCCGCTGAGCGACTGCAGGCCGAGACCTCGCTCCGCACCGACGTCGGCGCCCTGGCCACCACCCTGGCCAGCCGCATCGTCGGCGAATCCCTGGAGGACGACGCCCGCTCGCAGCGCGTGGTGGACCGGTTCCTCGAGGACCTCGAGCGGAACTCGACCGCCCGCACCGCGTCCGGCACGGCAGGTGTGGTTGAGTAA
- a CDS encoding F0F1 ATP synthase subunit delta, which translates to MAGASSDSLATARQELDTVLVSGGTQLASELFTALAAVDSSAPLRRALTDPSWSVERRTGVVGSLFGSKVSEDALRVLKTLAGLKWSRTRDYGDSLEQLATTSVAASAERDGLDGLGRLSDELLSFNRAVQESHDLQRALTDPQAPASAKGNLAERLLGNGSAEAKLLVRQAVEAPRGHKPVDLIRGFVDTVAERQRLWIAEVTVARALAPAQQERLAAALKRLFGRDLKLDVAVDPELVGGIRVQVGDDVVDSSLQSRLHDLQRKMAG; encoded by the coding sequence ATGGCAGGTGCATCGAGCGATTCGCTGGCCACCGCCCGGCAGGAACTGGACACCGTCCTGGTCTCCGGCGGCACCCAGCTGGCTTCCGAGCTTTTCACCGCCCTGGCGGCGGTGGACTCCAGCGCCCCATTGCGCCGCGCTCTGACCGACCCCTCGTGGTCGGTGGAGCGTCGCACCGGAGTCGTCGGCTCACTGTTCGGGTCCAAGGTGTCCGAGGATGCCCTGCGGGTCCTCAAAACCCTGGCCGGACTCAAGTGGTCCCGCACCCGGGACTACGGAGACTCACTCGAGCAGCTGGCCACCACCTCCGTGGCGGCCTCAGCCGAGCGCGACGGGCTGGACGGACTCGGACGGCTGTCCGACGAACTGTTGTCCTTCAACCGTGCGGTCCAGGAATCCCACGATCTCCAGCGTGCACTGACGGATCCGCAGGCTCCTGCCTCGGCCAAGGGAAACCTGGCTGAGCGGCTCCTGGGCAACGGTTCTGCCGAGGCCAAGCTCCTGGTCCGCCAGGCTGTGGAAGCACCGCGGGGCCACAAGCCCGTGGACCTCATCCGCGGTTTCGTGGACACCGTGGCGGAGCGCCAGAGGCTGTGGATCGCCGAAGTCACCGTGGCTCGCGCCCTGGCCCCGGCTCAGCAGGAGCGGCTTGCCGCTGCATTGAAGCGCCTCTTTGGCCGCGACCTGAAGTTGGACGTGGCCGTCGACCCCGAGCTGGTGGGTGGCATCCGGGTCCAGGTGGGAGACGACGTCGTCGACTCCTCCCTGCAGTCCCGACTGCACGACCTCCAGCGGAAGATGGCCGGCTGA
- the atpA gene encoding F0F1 ATP synthase subunit alpha produces MADLTINADDVRNALNEFAASYEPAGTERVEVGHVVSAADGIARVEGLPSVMANELLRFEDGTLGLAQNLDTREIGVVVLGDFQGVEEGQEVQRTGEVLSVPVGDAFLGRVVDPLGAPLDDMGPIEAEARRAMELQAPGVTQRKSVDEPLQTGMKSIDAMIPIGRGQRQLIIGDRQTGKTAIGIDTILNQKDNWESGDPSKQVRCIYVAVGQKASTIASVRQTLEEHGALEYTTIVASPASDPAGFKYLAPYAGSAIGQHWMYGGKHVLIIFDDLSKQAEAYRAVSLLLRRPPGREAYPGDVFYLHSRLLERCAKLSDELGGGSMTGLPIVETKANDVSAYIPTNVISITDGQIFLQSDLFNANQRPAVDVGISVSRVGGAAQVKAMKKVSGTLKLDLAQYRDQQAFAMFASDLDPATRRQLARGERLTELLKQPQYSPYPVEEQVVSIWTGSNGHLDEVPVEDVLRFERDFLDHLRRKEVVLGPIRETGKLEDSTLEALKTEVEAFKKGFFGEGDNKLVAAGHEEHEPLAADQVTQEKIVKQKR; encoded by the coding sequence ATGGCCGACTTGACCATCAACGCTGACGATGTTCGCAATGCCCTGAATGAGTTCGCGGCATCCTACGAACCGGCCGGCACCGAACGTGTGGAGGTCGGCCACGTCGTCTCCGCCGCAGACGGCATTGCCCGTGTGGAGGGTCTGCCCTCCGTCATGGCCAACGAGCTGCTGCGCTTTGAGGACGGAACCCTGGGTCTGGCCCAGAACCTCGACACCCGTGAGATCGGCGTCGTCGTGCTCGGCGACTTCCAGGGCGTCGAAGAGGGCCAGGAAGTCCAGCGCACCGGTGAGGTCCTCTCCGTGCCGGTGGGGGACGCCTTCCTCGGCCGCGTGGTGGACCCGCTGGGTGCACCCCTGGACGACATGGGCCCGATCGAGGCCGAGGCCCGCCGCGCCATGGAGCTTCAGGCGCCGGGCGTCACGCAGCGCAAGTCCGTCGACGAACCGCTGCAGACCGGCATGAAGTCCATCGATGCCATGATCCCGATCGGACGCGGCCAGCGTCAGCTGATCATCGGTGACCGCCAGACCGGCAAGACCGCCATCGGCATCGACACCATCCTGAACCAGAAGGACAACTGGGAGTCCGGTGATCCGTCGAAGCAGGTGCGCTGCATCTACGTCGCCGTCGGCCAGAAGGCTTCGACGATCGCCTCCGTGCGCCAGACGCTCGAGGAGCACGGCGCCCTGGAGTACACCACCATCGTGGCGTCCCCGGCCTCCGACCCGGCCGGCTTCAAGTACCTGGCGCCCTACGCCGGTTCGGCCATCGGCCAGCACTGGATGTACGGCGGCAAGCACGTCCTCATCATCTTCGATGACCTCTCCAAGCAGGCCGAGGCCTACCGTGCGGTCTCGCTGCTGCTGCGCCGCCCGCCGGGCCGCGAGGCCTACCCGGGCGACGTGTTCTACCTGCACTCCCGCCTGCTGGAGAGGTGTGCCAAGCTGTCCGACGAACTGGGCGGCGGTTCCATGACCGGCCTGCCGATCGTGGAGACCAAGGCCAACGACGTCTCGGCCTACATCCCGACCAACGTCATCTCCATCACCGACGGACAGATCTTCCTGCAGTCGGATCTCTTCAACGCCAACCAGCGTCCGGCTGTCGACGTGGGCATCTCGGTGTCCCGCGTGGGTGGTGCGGCCCAGGTCAAGGCCATGAAGAAAGTCTCGGGCACGTTGAAGCTGGACCTGGCCCAGTACCGCGACCAGCAGGCCTTCGCCATGTTCGCCTCGGACCTGGATCCGGCGACCCGCCGTCAGCTGGCCCGCGGTGAGCGTCTGACCGAGCTGCTGAAGCAGCCGCAGTACTCCCCGTACCCGGTCGAGGAGCAGGTCGTGTCCATCTGGACCGGCTCCAACGGACACCTGGACGAGGTCCCGGTGGAGGATGTGCTGCGTTTCGAGCGTGACTTCCTGGACCACCTGCGTCGCAAGGAGGTCGTGCTCGGCCCGATCCGCGAGACCGGCAAGCTGGAGGACTCCACCCTCGAGGCGCTCAAGACCGAGGTCGAGGCGTTCAAGAAGGGCTTCTTCGGGGAGGGCGACAACAAGCTCGTCGCCGCCGGCCACGAGGAGCACGAGCCGCTGGCGGCCGATCAGGTCACCCAGGAAAAGATCGTCAAGCAGAAGCGCTGA
- a CDS encoding F0F1 ATP synthase subunit gamma, with protein MGAQIRVYRQKIASTQSMQKIFKAMELIATSRIGKARERVSASLPYANAITRAVSAVSSQQDIEHVLTSEVENPKRAAVLVLSSDRGMAGAYSANILRHAEELLESLHAEGKETDIYLVGRKAQGYFDFRNREYQEVWTGNTDAPEFLRAREIGERLVDSFLEDTEAGGVDEIHVVYTAFHSLVTQVPTVVRLLPLEVVEEEVSDSTELYPLYEYEPAPEDVLDALLPKYIESRIFSAMLQASASELANRQRAMKSAGDNAKDLVTEYTLKMNNARQAEITQELTELIAGADALSAS; from the coding sequence ATGGGAGCCCAGATCCGGGTCTACCGCCAGAAGATCGCCTCGACCCAGTCGATGCAGAAGATCTTCAAGGCGATGGAGCTGATCGCCACGTCCCGCATCGGCAAGGCACGTGAACGCGTGTCCGCGTCGCTGCCGTACGCCAACGCGATCACCCGCGCCGTGTCCGCCGTGTCATCGCAGCAGGACATCGAACATGTGCTGACGTCCGAGGTCGAGAACCCGAAGCGCGCTGCCGTGCTGGTCCTCTCCTCGGACCGTGGCATGGCCGGCGCCTACTCGGCGAACATCCTGCGCCATGCGGAGGAACTGCTCGAGTCGCTGCATGCCGAGGGCAAGGAGACGGACATCTACCTCGTTGGCCGCAAGGCCCAGGGGTACTTCGACTTCCGCAATCGCGAGTACCAGGAAGTCTGGACCGGCAACACCGATGCGCCGGAGTTCCTGCGAGCCCGTGAGATCGGAGAGCGCCTCGTCGACTCGTTCCTGGAGGACACGGAAGCCGGTGGCGTGGACGAGATCCACGTCGTCTACACCGCCTTTCACTCGCTGGTCACCCAGGTGCCGACCGTCGTCCGTCTGCTGCCCCTCGAGGTGGTGGAGGAAGAGGTCAGCGACTCCACGGAGTTGTACCCGCTCTACGAGTACGAGCCGGCTCCGGAGGACGTCCTGGACGCCCTGCTGCCGAAGTACATCGAGTCCCGGATCTTCTCGGCCATGCTCCAGGCCTCCGCATCCGAGCTGGCCAACCGCCAGCGCGCGATGAAGTCGGCCGGGGACAACGCCAAGGATCTGGTCACTGAGTACACCCTGAAGATGAACAACGCCCGCCAGGCCGAGATCACGCAGGAACTGACCGAGCTGATCGCCGGTGCGGACGCGCTCAGCGCGTCCTGA